The stretch of DNA TTATTCACAACCAGGGGTGTATTTTGTAACCATTTGCACCCAGAGCCGTAAATGTTTGTTCGGGGGAATTGTTGCGGCTGAAATGGTGTTGAACGATGCGGGGCGGATGGTGGAAACGGTTTGGAATGAAATTCCAGGATATTATCCCGGCATTTATACCGATACATTCCAAATTATGCCTAACCATATCCACGGAATTATCGTTATTGTAGGGGCAGGCCCCTGTGCCTGCCCTGATGTGGCCCAATACGATGATATGGAACAATCACAGGGGGATGATGGGCAACCACAGGGGGATGATGGGCAACCACAGGGGGNNNNNNNNNNNNNNNNNNNNNNNNNNNNNNNNNNNNNNNNNNNNNNNNNNNNNNNNNNNNNNNNNNNNNNNNNNNNNNNNNNNNNNNNNNNNNNNNNNNNCACAGGGGGATGATGGGCAACCACAGGGGGATGATGGGCAACCACAGGGGGTTGCCCCTACGTTGTCATTGCCGGATGTAGTCCATCGTTTCAAAACCATGACCACAAAACGATATGTGGCTGGTGTCAAACAAAATGGATGGCTGCGATTTGACGGCAAATTGTGGCAACGAAATTATTACGATCACATCATCCGCAATGAAAATGAATTGAACCGTATTCGCCGGTATATTGTTGATAATCCCGCCAAATGGGAACTGGATCGGGAAAATCCGCATCATGATCTACGGTTGATTTAAATGATTTCTTTACACATAAGCCGCCGGAATCTGGTGACCGGTAACCTCTGGTTTTGGGGTTAATCCCGGGACAACCAGTGGAATGGCGGCGTCAATGGTTTCAACCCCGCTGAAGGTCATTTCCTTTTTCACATCTTCCGGAATGTCTAGCAGATTTTTCAGGTTTTCCTCCGGCATGACAATGTGCGTGATCCCGGCCCGATGGGCGGCCAGTACCTTTTCTTTGATGCCGCCGACCGCCAGAATCCGTCCGGACAGGGTTATTTCCCCGGTGATGGCGACCTTGTGGTTGGTCTGCCGGTTGCTGAACAATGACAGGAGGGCCAGGAAGATGGCCATTCCCGCCGAAGGACCATCTTTTGGAATTGAACCCGCCGGAACATGAATATGGATGTCCTGGCTGGCAAACTGGTCTGCATCCAATGCCAAAGAATCTGCCAGGCTGCGCAAATAGCTTAAAGCGGTAATTGCCGATTCCTTCATGATCTCGCCCAGGGAGCCGGTCAGGGTCAGTTTCGGACTGCCGCTCTTCATCTTGGCCGCTTCAATGAAAATAATATCACCGCCGGTGGGAGTCCAGGCCATGCCGGTGGCCACCCCAATCTGATCATGGATAGCGGCCAGTTCCCGGTGAAATTTCCGGGGACCAAGAAATTTTTCCAGGTCCCGACCGGTTACTGTACGATTTGGTTTCAGATTGCCGGCTTTTTCCCGGGCCAGTTTTCGTAAAACCTGTCCGATGGTTTTTTCCAGGTTCCTGACCCCGGCTTCCCGAGTATATTCACTGATTATCTTATCCATGGCTTCATCGGTGAACATGATACGTTCACTGGCGAGACCATTGTTTTCCAGCTGCCGGGGTACCAGGTAGCGAAAGGCGATGGGTTTCTTTTCCGCTTCGCTATAGCCGGGAATTTGGATAATTTCCATCCGGTCTCTCAGG from Pseudomonadota bacterium encodes:
- a CDS encoding transposase, translating into MKYDPETHYRRSIRLRGYDYSQPGVYFVTICTQSRKCLFGGIVAAEMVLNDAGRMVETVWNEIPGYYPGIYTDTFQIMPNHIHGIIVIVGAGPCACPDVAQYDDMEQSQGDDGQPQGDDGQPQG
- a CDS encoding transposase — its product is QGDDGQPQGDDGQPQGVAPTLSLPDVVHRFKTMTTKRYVAGVKQNGWLRFDGKLWQRNYYDHIIRNENELNRIRRYIVDNPAKWELDRENPHHDLRLI